The Candidatus Ancaeobacter aquaticus genomic sequence ACAACAGTCATGACGATCGGTTTCGTGAACGCAAACCTCATGACACTCAAACAAGCCCTAGGCATTGTTTTTGGCGCAAATATTGGTACAACAATTACCGCCCAACTCATTGCTTTTAAGCTGACAGATTTTGCCTTGCCGGTTATTGGTATCGGCATGCTCATGCTTCTTTTTGCTAAAAAGAAAAGAACAAAGAATATCGCAAATTTTGTCTTGGGTTTTGGAATATTGTTTTTAGGTCTAAAAATTATGACTGGGGCAGTAAAACCTTTAGGTGACTCTGCATTGTTTAATGACATTTTTGTCAGCTTTAGCCGTTACCCAGTTCTTGCGATTCTTGCTGCAGCAGTTGTAACCGCTATTACTCAGAGCAGTTCTGTTACAACGGGTATGGTTCTAGGGCTTGCCATGGCAAATCTGATCGATTTGCATGCTGCCATACCGCTTATTTTGGGATGTAATATCGGCACATGTGTAACAGCCCTTATTGCGTCAATAGGGGCGAATGTTACCGCAAAAAGGGTTGCCATCGCGCACATATTCTTTAATGTGTTAGGTGTGATCATATTCTTTCCGTTTATATCACTTTTGCAAACATTTGCTGTTGCAAGTTCTGATTATTTGCCGCGCCAAATCGCTAATGTCCACACCTTATTTAATGTCGTTACAACGCTTATTTTTCTCCCCTTTGTCGGTCAATATGCGACGGCTCTTATGAAGGTATTTAAGGGTAAAGAAGAAGAAGAGTTTGATTATATGCCGAAATATTTAGAGCCGCACCTTTTAAGTACTCCACCCATTGCAATTGACGCGGTAAAGAAGGA encodes the following:
- a CDS encoding Na/Pi cotransporter family protein; the protein is MVQGLIFGIFGGLGLFIYGIWVMSEGLQKICGEKMRKILSGLTNNPFKGAMVSAGVTSLTQSSSATTVMTIGFVNANLMTLKQALGIVFGANIGTTITAQLIAFKLTDFALPVIGIGMLMLLFAKKKRTKNIANFVLGFGILFLGLKIMTGAVKPLGDSALFNDIFVSFSRYPVLAILAAAVVTAITQSSSVTTGMVLGLAMANLIDLHAAIPLILGCNIGTCVTALIASIGANVTAKRVAIAHIFFNVLGVIIFFPFISLLQTFAVASSDYLPRQIANVHTLFNVVTTLIFLPFVGQYATALMKVFKGKEEEEFDYMPKYLEPHLLSTPPIAIDAVKKETVRTLELTKKMINLAMESFYKNNPKSLDKITRGEEAVDSMREAVTNYLVDLMGEELTRAQSQKIPVLLHVINDVERIGDHAENLRDLAEQKIDSGLKLSDKAFEECKKIHEEVDLMIDSTIESLKANNIHEARVVLKLEERINSMREMFKDNHIHRLEDGKCDALSGVVFLDLISNFEKIADHLDNVAQKVIDGLQWEQRQKSIA